TAAAATTAGCATCTCAATTGGAGATGATTTACCCTCAGATAAACTTCATTTTATCATTTGATAATGAATTTTTTTTGAGGGTTTTTGATTGAATTATCAATAGTTATATATGTAATGTTGAAAAGATTTCTTAGTATTGAGTTTAAATATGTTATGCTTGTAAAATACTTATCAATATATTATAATTAGTTTAACATAAACGTGGATAATGAATATCTAAGTTAATGAGGAGGCTGAAAAATGGAGTTGAATGAAAAACAAATTAGGTTATGTGAAGAAAACAACGAAGATTTTTCTGATTTAAAGGCTTTATTTATTAACTGTACTTTAAAAAAATCACCTCAGACCTCAAATACAAGGGGCTTAATGGATGTAGCAAAGGCAATTATGGAAAAGAATGAGCTTGAGGTCGAAGTGGTGAGAGCAGTTGATTATGAAATTGCTCCTGGAGTCTGGCCTGATATGACAAAACAGGGTCTGGAAAAGGATGACTGGCCTCAGATATTTGAAAAAGTTATGGCAGCGGATATTTTGATTTTAGGAACTCCAATCTGGCTGGGGGAAAAATCTTCAGTCTGTCAGCGGGTGATTGAGAGATTATATGGTCAATCAGGAGAACTTAATGAGAAAGGACAGTATGCATATTATGGTCGAGCGGGTGGTTGTATTGTAACCGGAAATGAAGATGGAATTAAACACTGCGGGATGGGTATTCTCTATTCTCTACAGCATCTTGGCTTTACTATTCCGCCTCAGGCAGATGCAGGCTGGATTGGTGAAGCTGGACCGGGCCCTTCTTATTTAGATGAGAATTCAGGTGGACCGGAAAATGATTTTACCCAAAGAAATACAACCTTTATGACCTGGAATTTAATGCATCTGGCTAAGATGCTTAAAGAAAATGATGGAATTACTGCCCATGGCAATCAGCGCAGTGCCTGGGATGCTGGCTGCAGTTTTGATCATCCAAATCCAGAATATAGATAGGAAATGAAATAAGAAAATATTTAAACTTTAAAGTTAATTTCTGTTAATAGGAAGAAGAGAGAATAGAAGGAGGCCAAAATGTTAAAAAATAAATATATATTTATTTTTATAACTATTGCTTTGTTATTGAGTCTTTTAACTGCTCCGACAGCTGCCCAGAATGACAGTTTAAATATCGCTATTCCCGGTAGGGCTCAGACACTTGATCCAGCCTACCTGCAGCGGGTTTTATCTGACTGGCCAGTTATGAATTCAATTTTTAATGGACTGGTTAAATATAAGCCG
Above is a window of Halanaerobium saccharolyticum subsp. saccharolyticum DSM 6643 DNA encoding:
- a CDS encoding flavodoxin family protein codes for the protein MELNEKQIRLCEENNEDFSDLKALFINCTLKKSPQTSNTRGLMDVAKAIMEKNELEVEVVRAVDYEIAPGVWPDMTKQGLEKDDWPQIFEKVMAADILILGTPIWLGEKSSVCQRVIERLYGQSGELNEKGQYAYYGRAGGCIVTGNEDGIKHCGMGILYSLQHLGFTIPPQADAGWIGEAGPGPSYLDENSGGPENDFTQRNTTFMTWNLMHLAKMLKENDGITAHGNQRSAWDAGCSFDHPNPEYR